Proteins from a genomic interval of Dama dama isolate Ldn47 chromosome 1, ASM3311817v1, whole genome shotgun sequence:
- the LOC133055940 gene encoding olfactory receptor 4C3-like → MEIPYNVTEFFKLGLSQKPEAQRVLFVAFLTIYGITACGNILIVITITFRPTLVSPVYFFLANLSFTDTCYSSSMAPRLIGDSLQEGRAISYEGCMAQLSGAHVFEGAEIILLTVMAYDHYVAICKPLHYTAVMTRHLCALLVGLAWLGGFLHSLAQLLLALQLPFCRPHVINHFVCDLYPLLELACTNTSVIGLLVVANSGVICLLNFLLLAASYLIILHSLRSHSVEGRLRALSTCGAHFMVVALFFVPCMFTYMRPSSTLSINKNMAVFQGILTPMLNPLITL, encoded by the coding sequence ATGGAAATACCATACAATGTCACAGAATTTTTCAAGCTGGGACTCTCACAGAAGCCAGAAGCACAAAGAGTTCTCTTTGTGGCCTTTTTGACCATATATGGGATCACAGCTTGTGGCAATATTCTCATCGTGATCACCATCACCTTTAGGCCCACCCTGGTTTCCCCTGTGTATTTTTTCCTGGCCAACCTGTCCTTTACTGATACCTGTTATTCTTCTTCTATGGCCCCTAGACTCATAGGTGACTCCTTGCAGGAGGGGAGAGCCATCTCCTATGAGGGCTGCATGGCTCAGCTCTCTGGAGCTCATGTTTTTGAAGGTGCTGAGATCATCCTGCTCacggtgatggcctatgaccactacgtggccatctgcaagcccctGCACTACACGGCCGTCATGACCCGGCATCTCTGTGCCCTGCTGGTGGGGCTGGCTTGGCTGGGGGGCTTCCTGCATTCTCTGGCTCAGCTCCTGCTGGCCCTGCAGTTGCCCTTCTGCAGGCCTCACGTGATCAATCACTTTGTCTGTGACTTGTACCCCTTGCTAGAACTTGCCTGCACCAACACCTCTGTCATCGGCCTGCTGGTGGTGGCCAACAGCGGCGTGATCTGCCTGCTGAACTTCCTCCTGCTGGCTGCCTCCTACCTCATCATCCTGCACTCCTTGAGGTCCCACAGTGTAGAGGGGAGGCTCAGAGCCCTCTCCACCTGTGGGGCCCACTTCATGGTTGTTGCCTTGTTCTTCGTGCCCTGTATGTTTACCTACATGCGTCCATCATCTACTTTGTCTATAAACAAAAACATGGCAGTGTTTCAGGGTATCCTGACTCCTATGTTGAATCCACTCATTACGCTCTGA